From a region of the Pukyongiella litopenaei genome:
- a CDS encoding ABC transporter substrate-binding protein, producing the protein MTYRSSLAALMSGIALAAVTAATPAAAQGSPGGTLRLLAKAAAGTIDPHINYTLQYFQINYMLYDGLVTFRKAGDETGFDVVADLAEALPEPENDGRTYTFKLRDGIKFSDGSDLTAADVLASFQRIFKVSGPTAGTFYNGIVGADACIAAPADCTLDGGVVIDEAAGTVTINLTAPDGEFLQKIAIPHAAILPAETPIKDMGTDPVPGSGPYMIESYNPNERLKMVRNPHFEEWSAEAQPAGFPDEIDYDFGLTEEAAVTAIQNGQADWMFDPPPPDRLAEIGTKYADQAFVHPLTAMWYAPMNTNLAPFDDVRVRQAVNYAIDRSAIVKLFGGSSLAQPACQILPPGFPSYEPYCPYTVGEGGSWSAPDMAKARALVEESGTAGQEVTIIAEDNTVSRAIGVYLQDVLTELGYKAKVQAISQNIQFTYIQNTNNNVQISISQWFQDYPSPSNFLQVLFGCASFTPGSDASVNISGFCDEAIDAKMAEAVSLTLSDPEASAALWTEVDRDVTDAAPAAVLFTPKRVDFVSSRVKNFMFSPQFYWIINQSWVE; encoded by the coding sequence ATGACGTACAGATCCTCACTTGCCGCCCTGATGTCCGGCATTGCGCTGGCCGCTGTCACGGCTGCCACCCCCGCCGCGGCTCAGGGGTCGCCCGGTGGCACGCTGCGCCTTCTGGCCAAGGCGGCCGCGGGCACGATCGACCCGCATATCAACTACACGCTGCAGTATTTCCAGATCAACTACATGCTCTATGACGGTCTGGTGACTTTCAGAAAAGCCGGCGACGAAACCGGGTTTGACGTGGTCGCGGATCTGGCCGAGGCGCTGCCGGAGCCGGAAAACGACGGCAGGACCTATACCTTCAAGCTTCGCGACGGGATCAAGTTCTCGGACGGGTCGGATCTGACGGCCGCCGACGTGCTCGCGTCGTTCCAGCGGATATTCAAGGTGTCCGGACCCACCGCCGGTACGTTCTACAACGGGATCGTCGGTGCTGATGCGTGTATCGCTGCACCTGCCGACTGCACGCTGGACGGGGGTGTCGTAATCGATGAGGCGGCCGGGACCGTCACCATCAACCTGACCGCACCCGATGGCGAGTTTCTGCAGAAGATCGCCATTCCCCATGCAGCGATCCTGCCTGCCGAGACGCCGATCAAGGACATGGGCACCGATCCGGTTCCCGGCAGCGGCCCATACATGATCGAGAGCTACAATCCGAACGAGCGGCTCAAGATGGTGCGCAACCCCCATTTCGAGGAATGGAGCGCCGAGGCCCAGCCCGCCGGTTTCCCCGACGAGATCGACTATGATTTCGGCCTGACCGAAGAGGCCGCGGTCACCGCGATCCAGAACGGCCAGGCCGACTGGATGTTCGATCCGCCGCCGCCGGACCGTCTGGCCGAGATCGGCACCAAATATGCCGACCAGGCATTCGTGCACCCGCTGACGGCCATGTGGTATGCGCCGATGAACACCAATCTCGCTCCGTTTGACGATGTGAGGGTGCGCCAGGCCGTGAACTACGCCATCGACCGTTCGGCCATCGTCAAGCTCTTTGGCGGTTCGAGCCTTGCGCAACCGGCTTGCCAGATCCTGCCGCCCGGCTTCCCTTCCTACGAACCATACTGCCCCTATACCGTGGGGGAAGGTGGCAGCTGGTCCGCTCCTGACATGGCGAAGGCGCGGGCACTGGTCGAGGAATCCGGCACCGCCGGCCAGGAAGTCACGATCATCGCCGAGGACAACACCGTCTCGCGTGCGATCGGGGTCTATCTGCAGGACGTGCTGACCGAGCTGGGCTACAAGGCGAAGGTCCAGGCGATCTCGCAGAATATCCAGTTCACCTACATCCAGAACACCAACAACAACGTGCAGATCTCGATATCCCAGTGGTTCCAGGACTACCCGTCGCCCTCGAACTTCCTGCAAGTGCTGTTTGGTTGCGCCTCTTTCACGCCGGGCTCCGATGCATCGGTGAACATCTCCGGGTTCTGCGACGAGGCGATCGATGCGAAGATGGCCGAGGCGGTATCGTTGACCCTGTCCGATCCCGAGGCCTCGGCGGCGCTGTGGACCGAAGTGGACCGTGACGTGACCGACGCGGCGCCTGCCGCGGTGCTGTTCACGCCGAAACGGGTGGATTTTGTTTCGTCCCGGGTGAAGAATTTCATGTTCTCACCCCAGTTCTACTGGATTATCAACCAGTCCTGGGTCGAATAG
- a CDS encoding LuxR family transcriptional regulator, whose protein sequence is MLQTLAEKKGAFYPGLDLDDAMDLAREILQPAGFDIVTYDFSPVPLTHDGQFILPTVLSMRGTPGDMEHLWCANGYYSRDPVMDAARQVTRPFAWSHHGRQSLVMRNILGDRHRPVVEYLLDSGMRSGITVPVRGPGGALATFSAIRIGNADDADLEEHLSTVGHLGYVLHDAVRAGFSGDDLRTSHVRFTPRERQCMMLCAQGLTTKQIAHEIDRSIPTVTLHLTSAANKLGARNRAHALALAAHYRLLEPDA, encoded by the coding sequence ATGTTGCAGACTCTGGCTGAAAAGAAAGGCGCGTTCTATCCGGGCCTCGACCTCGACGACGCGATGGATCTCGCGCGCGAGATCCTGCAGCCCGCCGGGTTCGATATCGTCACCTACGATTTCTCGCCCGTTCCGCTGACCCATGACGGCCAATTCATCCTGCCCACGGTTCTCAGCATGCGCGGCACGCCGGGCGACATGGAACATCTGTGGTGCGCGAACGGCTATTACAGCCGCGATCCGGTGATGGATGCCGCGCGGCAGGTGACCCGGCCCTTCGCGTGGTCGCATCACGGCCGGCAGAGCCTGGTCATGCGCAACATCCTGGGAGACAGGCACCGGCCCGTCGTGGAATATCTCCTGGACAGCGGGATGCGCAGCGGCATCACCGTCCCGGTCCGGGGGCCGGGCGGCGCGTTGGCGACATTCAGCGCGATTCGGATCGGCAATGCCGACGACGCGGACCTGGAGGAGCATCTCTCGACCGTCGGCCACCTAGGATATGTCCTGCATGACGCGGTGCGCGCCGGTTTCTCGGGCGATGATCTTCGCACCTCTCACGTCCGGTTCACGCCGCGGGAACGGCAATGCATGATGCTCTGCGCCCAAGGACTGACGACCAAGCAGATCGCACATGAAATCGATCGCTCTATCCCGACGGTCACGCTGCACCTGACCTCTGCCGCGAACAAGCTGGGCGCGCGGAACCGGGCCCATGCGCTGGCGCTCGCCGCGCATTATCGCCTGCTTGAACCCGACGCCTGA
- a CDS encoding proline iminopeptidase-family hydrolase: MCAYDVTTGVSPYQGYETWYRICGSLDSDKLPLVVAHGGPGCTHDYVDSFKDLAETGRPVIHYDQIGNGKSTHLPDKGADFWTVDFFLGELDALLDHLGIRNRYAYLGQSWGGMLGAEHGVRRPAGLKALVIANSPASMELWLAGAAKLRAELPPEVQAALDTHEANGTTDHPDYKAAEKVFNERHVCRVVPMPPEVQRTFDAMEEDPTVYHTMNGPNEFHVVGTMKTWSVINRLPNIAAPTLAFRGFHDEATEECVQPFLDLIPDVVGHVFPDSSHMPHVEEKESCLAVTEAFLAKFD, translated from the coding sequence ATGTGCGCCTATGACGTCACGACAGGGGTTTCACCGTATCAGGGATACGAAACCTGGTACCGCATCTGCGGTTCGCTCGACTCCGACAAGCTGCCGCTGGTCGTGGCGCATGGCGGACCCGGATGCACCCATGACTATGTGGACAGTTTCAAGGACTTGGCGGAAACCGGCCGCCCGGTGATCCATTACGACCAGATCGGCAATGGAAAATCGACCCACCTGCCCGACAAGGGGGCCGATTTCTGGACGGTCGACTTCTTCCTCGGCGAGCTTGACGCGTTGCTCGACCATCTGGGCATCCGCAACCGCTATGCCTATCTCGGCCAGAGCTGGGGCGGGATGCTGGGTGCGGAACACGGGGTGCGCCGTCCGGCCGGGCTCAAGGCCCTGGTGATCGCCAATTCACCCGCCTCGATGGAACTGTGGCTGGCCGGAGCCGCCAAGCTCCGGGCGGAGCTGCCGCCCGAGGTGCAGGCTGCGCTCGACACGCACGAGGCCAACGGCACGACCGATCACCCGGACTACAAGGCCGCCGAGAAGGTCTTCAACGAAAGGCATGTCTGCCGTGTGGTTCCGATGCCGCCCGAGGTGCAGCGCACCTTTGACGCCATGGAAGAGGACCCCACAGTGTATCACACCATGAACGGGCCGAACGAATTCCACGTTGTCGGGACGATGAAAACATGGTCCGTTATCAACCGCCTGCCGAACATCGCCGCCCCCACGCTCGCGTTCCGCGGCTTCCATGACGAAGCGACGGAAGAATGTGTGCAGCCGTTCCTCGACCTGATCCCCGACGTGGTCGGCCATGTCTTTCCCGATTCCAGCCATATGCCGCATGTCGAGGAGAAGGAAAGCTGCCTGGCCGTCACCGAGGCCTTCCTCGCCAAGTTCGATTGA
- a CDS encoding FAD-dependent monooxygenase — MQFYKDGFRGGNPDIRDAAPNRRDRSPNAPLPEKVDVLIVGSGPAGLCLAAQLAQFPQIDTMIVEASPSNIVKGKADGISVRTMEMFQAFGFAEKVKRETYWVNQTSFWMPDPDNPDAIRRIGRVQDVADDSSEMPHVLINQARMHELFLEVMRNSPSRLAPDYGLALKDLSIDTGADDHPVTVTLEDTGVNRGDLATIRARYVVGCDGARSTVRKAIGGELHGDAAHKAWGVMDILANTDFPDVRQKCLIASARDGNILILPREGGYLFRMYVELDTLGEDERVAERNFTRDDLIAAANRIMRPYAIDVKEVVWWSIYEIGHRLTDRFDDVPAGEDRNPRIFTAGDACHTHSPKAGQGMNVSMQDTFNLGWKLAHVLMGRADATLLRSYSGERRAEARRLIDTDHAWARIMSAPPGTSELDGGAEPRFVRAFKENLEFTGGLAVKYDRSALVAAPTHQALATGEEIGRRFHSAPVVRLSDARQMQLGHAAGADGRWRIYAFAGAGDGSHAGSAIHRLADWLERDPESPVVKHTGRAEDIDAVIDVRAIFQQTFDRLDYEHIPSLLKPCTGKLGLMDHEKVFCVDHKGAGDIYDMRGIDRDRGCMIVVRPDQYVANVLPLDAWRELSEFFDGVLLCAADAGR; from the coding sequence ATGCAATTCTACAAGGATGGATTTCGCGGCGGAAATCCCGACATCAGGGATGCCGCGCCGAACCGGCGTGACCGGTCGCCGAACGCGCCGCTGCCGGAAAAGGTGGACGTGCTGATCGTCGGATCCGGCCCGGCAGGGCTGTGCCTGGCCGCCCAGCTTGCGCAGTTTCCGCAGATCGACACCATGATCGTCGAGGCGAGCCCGTCCAACATCGTGAAGGGCAAGGCCGATGGCATCAGCGTCCGCACGATGGAGATGTTCCAGGCCTTCGGATTTGCCGAAAAGGTCAAGCGCGAAACCTATTGGGTCAACCAGACCAGTTTCTGGATGCCCGATCCCGACAACCCGGATGCGATCAGGCGTATCGGCCGGGTGCAGGATGTCGCCGATGACAGCTCGGAAATGCCCCATGTCCTGATCAACCAGGCCCGGATGCACGAGCTTTTCCTCGAGGTGATGCGAAACTCGCCATCCCGGCTTGCGCCCGATTACGGACTGGCGCTGAAAGACCTTTCGATCGACACCGGGGCCGATGATCACCCGGTGACCGTGACGCTGGAAGACACCGGTGTGAACCGGGGCGATCTCGCCACCATCCGCGCCAGGTATGTGGTCGGTTGCGACGGCGCGCGCTCGACCGTGCGCAAGGCGATCGGCGGCGAACTGCATGGTGACGCGGCGCACAAGGCCTGGGGGGTGATGGACATCCTGGCCAATACCGATTTTCCGGATGTCCGCCAGAAATGCCTGATCGCGTCGGCCCGCGACGGCAACATCCTGATCCTGCCGCGCGAAGGCGGCTATCTGTTCCGGATGTATGTGGAGCTCGACACGCTCGGCGAAGACGAGCGTGTGGCCGAGCGAAACTTCACCCGGGATGACCTGATCGCGGCGGCGAACCGGATCATGCGGCCCTATGCCATCGACGTCAAAGAGGTCGTCTGGTGGTCGATCTACGAGATCGGGCACCGCCTGACCGACCGGTTCGATGACGTGCCGGCGGGTGAAGACCGCAATCCCCGCATCTTCACCGCGGGCGATGCCTGCCACACCCACAGCCCCAAGGCCGGCCAGGGCATGAACGTTTCGATGCAGGACACGTTCAACCTGGGCTGGAAACTGGCGCATGTGCTGATGGGGCGTGCCGATGCGACCCTGTTGCGCAGCTATTCCGGCGAACGCCGGGCCGAGGCCCGGCGGCTGATCGACACCGATCACGCATGGGCCCGGATCATGTCGGCCCCGCCGGGAACATCCGAGCTCGACGGTGGCGCAGAGCCGCGTTTCGTTCGCGCGTTCAAGGAGAACCTGGAGTTTACCGGCGGGCTGGCGGTCAAATACGACAGATCCGCGCTGGTCGCGGCCCCGACCCATCAGGCGCTGGCCACCGGCGAGGAAATCGGCCGCCGGTTCCATTCGGCCCCGGTCGTGCGCCTGTCGGATGCCCGGCAGATGCAGCTGGGTCACGCGGCCGGGGCGGACGGGCGCTGGCGCATCTATGCCTTTGCCGGGGCGGGCGACGGTTCACATGCGGGTTCGGCAATCCACCGGCTCGCCGACTGGCTGGAACGCGACCCGGAATCGCCCGTGGTCAAACACACCGGCAGGGCCGAGGATATCGACGCCGTGATCGATGTCCGCGCGATATTTCAGCAGACCTTTGACCGGCTGGACTATGAACACATCCCGTCGCTGCTGAAACCCTGCACCGGCAAGCTGGGGCTCATGGATCACGAAAAGGTCTTCTGCGTCGATCACAAGGGCGCCGGCGACATCTACGACATGCGTGGAATCGACCGCGACCGGGGCTGCATGATCGTCGTCCGCCCCGACCAGTATGTCGCCAACGTCCTGCCGCTCGATGCCTGGCGGGAACTGTCCGAATTCTTCGACGGCGTCCTGCTGTGCGCGGCGGACGCCGGGCGCTGA
- a CDS encoding L,D-transpeptidase: MKRRAFLMGLLAALPACAPTPEVTEPIHPSELPIPEEYEPRLVDAPNLAPGEIHVFPDTFTLLWTRPGGQATRYVVGIGEPGRYYSGRFRVGDKREWPSWTPTKAMIRRDPELYGPHAAGMPGGIDNPLGARALYLYRSNGSDSLLRIHGTRDVRGLGRQISNGCIRMANDHVIQLFSEVPLGTRVVLHNG; this comes from the coding sequence ATGAAACGTCGCGCCTTTCTGATGGGACTGCTGGCCGCCCTGCCGGCCTGTGCCCCGACACCCGAAGTGACGGAACCGATCCATCCGAGCGAGTTGCCGATCCCGGAAGAATACGAGCCACGCCTCGTTGACGCGCCCAATCTCGCGCCCGGCGAGATCCATGTCTTCCCGGATACGTTCACGCTGCTCTGGACGCGTCCCGGCGGCCAGGCCACGCGCTATGTGGTCGGGATCGGTGAACCGGGCCGGTATTACAGCGGCCGTTTCCGTGTCGGGGACAAACGCGAATGGCCGTCCTGGACACCGACCAAGGCGATGATCCGGCGCGATCCTGAACTGTATGGGCCGCACGCGGCAGGGATGCCCGGCGGCATCGACAATCCGCTCGGGGCCCGGGCGCTCTATCTCTACCGGTCGAACGGGTCGGACAGCCTGTTGCGCATTCACGGCACGCGCGATGTTCGCGGGTTGGGACGGCAGATATCCAACGGCTGCATCCGCATGGCCAACGATCATGTGATTCAACTCTTCTCCGAGGTTCCGCTCGGCACGCGGGTCGTCCTGCACAACGGCTGA
- a CDS encoding HlyD family secretion protein, with translation MIELILTSFPLLFRIVYLRFRKKAITVYNIHRAVFVWFLLFLALVFTIEYYHPETHSGIVPFRIVPVVAENGGTVTSLHVKAGQDVEPGDLLFTVDDSSEAAAVGVAESQVEQAREQITVARSQVREARAAVDSAQAALDIANVQLSNQEKLREEKSPAFALDRYLRAQDDQKERTAAVAQAQANLETASLQADKLAPTALATAEASLGQAQVELDKTRIKASVAGRIEQLTLNVGDRAAEVAINPAMVIVPHRTADDPAEIVAGFTQVNRSVIRIGMPAEVACASNINNGMHDSVLPARIVRIQESIATGQIVPTGKLLQPSERMGRGEVVVHLKLEHPEHQSLLVNGSRCLVQAYTTRISGSLADTALGEIIEAWALEKAIIMRMKVWVMLATGAGLGGAG, from the coding sequence ATGATCGAACTGATCCTGACCAGTTTCCCGCTGCTGTTCCGCATCGTCTATCTGCGGTTCCGCAAGAAGGCGATCACCGTCTACAATATCCACCGCGCCGTCTTTGTCTGGTTCCTGCTGTTTCTCGCGCTGGTCTTCACCATCGAGTATTACCACCCCGAAACCCATTCCGGCATCGTGCCGTTTCGGATCGTTCCCGTCGTGGCCGAGAATGGCGGCACCGTGACCAGCCTGCACGTCAAGGCGGGCCAGGACGTGGAACCCGGCGATCTGCTGTTCACGGTCGACGATTCGAGCGAGGCCGCCGCCGTCGGGGTCGCCGAAAGCCAGGTCGAGCAGGCCCGCGAACAGATCACCGTGGCCAGGTCGCAGGTGCGCGAAGCCCGGGCCGCCGTGGACTCGGCACAGGCGGCGCTCGATATCGCCAATGTCCAACTTTCGAACCAGGAAAAGCTGCGCGAGGAGAAATCGCCCGCCTTCGCCCTCGACCGCTACCTGCGGGCGCAGGACGACCAGAAGGAACGCACCGCAGCCGTGGCGCAGGCCCAGGCCAACCTGGAAACGGCCAGCCTGCAGGCCGACAAACTGGCGCCAACGGCGCTCGCCACCGCCGAGGCATCGCTCGGGCAGGCGCAGGTGGAACTGGACAAGACCCGCATCAAGGCATCGGTCGCCGGCCGGATCGAACAACTGACGCTGAATGTCGGCGACCGCGCCGCCGAGGTCGCCATCAACCCCGCGATGGTCATCGTGCCCCACCGGACCGCCGACGACCCGGCCGAGATCGTGGCCGGGTTCACCCAGGTCAATCGCTCGGTGATACGCATCGGCATGCCCGCCGAGGTCGCCTGCGCGAGCAACATCAACAACGGGATGCACGATTCGGTCCTGCCGGCGCGGATCGTCCGCATCCAGGAGTCAATCGCGACCGGACAGATCGTCCCGACCGGCAAGCTGTTGCAGCCGTCCGAGCGCATGGGCCGGGGCGAGGTCGTCGTGCATCTGAAGCTCGAACATCCCGAACATCAGAGCCTGCTGGTCAACGGCAGCAGATGTCTCGTCCAGGCCTATACCACACGCATCTCGGGATCCCTTGCCGATACCGCGCTGGGCGAGATCATCGAGGCCTGGGCGTTGGAAAAGGCGATCATCATGCGCATGAAGGTCTGGGTCATGCTGGCCACGGGGGCCGGTCTGGGCGGGGCGGGCTGA
- a CDS encoding M20/M25/M40 family metallo-hydrolase has product MNPLELPFDADAMLADLRPWIECESPTFDAAAVDRMMDLAACDMAVMGAVIERIPGRMGYGGSVRARFPHPDRGRKPGILILGHMDTVHPVGTLDALPFRREGGICYGPGIMDMKGGNFVSLEAIRKLAQAGLETPLPVTVLFTPDEEVGTPSTRDLIEAEAARHAYVLVPEPGHDDGGVTIGRYAIARFNLRTAGQPSHAGARLQDGRSAIAAMAHKIEEIEAMTGPDCTFSVGVIHAGQWVNCVSSVCDAEALSMAKKQQDLDDGIARMMALQGDVNGVEFSVTRGVTRPVWRPDTPGTARIFEVAKGIAGELGFELEGRSQGGGSDGNFTGAMGIPTLDSLGVRGAGLHTLTEHIRVDSLTERARLMAGLLMRLG; this is encoded by the coding sequence ATGAACCCGCTCGAACTGCCCTTCGATGCCGACGCGATGCTGGCGGACCTGCGCCCGTGGATCGAATGCGAAAGTCCCACATTCGACGCCGCCGCCGTCGACCGGATGATGGATCTCGCCGCCTGTGACATGGCGGTGATGGGGGCCGTGATCGAACGCATTCCCGGCCGCATGGGCTATGGCGGCTCGGTGCGGGCCCGGTTCCCGCATCCGGACCGGGGCCGCAAGCCCGGCATCCTGATCCTGGGCCACATGGACACGGTGCACCCCGTCGGCACGCTCGATGCGCTGCCGTTCCGGCGTGAGGGCGGGATCTGCTATGGCCCCGGCATCATGGACATGAAAGGCGGCAATTTCGTCAGCCTCGAGGCGATCCGCAAGCTGGCGCAGGCGGGGCTGGAGACACCGCTGCCGGTCACCGTGTTGTTCACCCCCGACGAGGAGGTCGGCACCCCCAGCACGCGCGACCTGATCGAGGCCGAGGCCGCGCGGCACGCCTATGTGCTGGTGCCCGAGCCGGGGCATGACGATGGCGGCGTGACCATCGGCCGCTATGCCATCGCGCGGTTCAACCTGCGCACCGCCGGCCAGCCCAGCCACGCCGGCGCGCGGCTGCAGGACGGCAGATCCGCCATCGCCGCGATGGCGCACAAGATCGAAGAGATCGAGGCCATGACCGGGCCCGACTGCACGTTCAGCGTGGGCGTGATCCATGCGGGCCAATGGGTGAACTGCGTGTCGTCCGTCTGCGATGCCGAGGCGCTGAGCATGGCCAAGAAACAGCAGGATCTCGACGACGGCATTGCCCGCATGATGGCGCTTCAGGGGGATGTGAACGGTGTCGAATTCAGCGTCACGCGCGGCGTCACTCGGCCGGTCTGGCGGCCGGACACGCCCGGAACGGCACGGATTTTCGAGGTGGCGAAAGGCATTGCCGGCGAGTTGGGGTTCGAACTGGAAGGGCGCAGCCAGGGCGGCGGCTCCGATGGGAATTTCACCGGGGCGATGGGTATCCCGACACTGGATTCGCTGGGTGTGCGGGGCGCCGGGCTCCATACGCTGACCGAACATATCCGCGTCGACAGCCTGACCGAACGGGCGCGGCTCATGGCGGGGCTGCTGATGCGGCTCGGCTGA
- a CDS encoding M20 aminoacylase family protein encodes MSVLPIIAASTEELTDIFKDLHAHPEIGFTEHRTAGVVADRLKAYGVDEIHTGIGGTGVVGVIRGNRDGARRVGLRADMDALPIEEETNLPYRSTNPGVMHACGHDAHTTMLLGAAKHLAATRDFAGTAIVIFQPAEEGLGGARGMLADGLFERFPCDEVFGMHNSPSGEPNRVGICKGPAMAGASFFDIRVQGKGSHAAMPQQSRDPLVIASALVGSLQTILSRNVAPLDACVLSVTQLHAGSAYNVVPDVATLAGTIRYFKDGVRDLAETRMRELCAGFATAYGVEITIDLRNIFDVLMNDADLSEAYLEAAADIVGEENVSNADEPATGSEDFADMLKVVPGAYCRIGHSGTTGLHNPSFFLDPDLLPVGASVMARIVERRLAS; translated from the coding sequence ATGAGCGTTTTGCCCATCATCGCCGCAAGCACCGAAGAACTGACCGACATCTTCAAGGACCTGCACGCCCATCCCGAAATCGGCTTTACCGAGCATCGCACCGCCGGCGTGGTCGCCGACAGGCTGAAGGCCTATGGCGTCGACGAGATCCATACGGGCATCGGCGGCACCGGCGTCGTCGGCGTCATCCGGGGCAATCGCGACGGCGCGCGGCGTGTCGGGCTGCGGGCCGACATGGACGCGCTGCCGATCGAGGAGGAAACCAACCTGCCATACCGGTCGACCAATCCCGGCGTGATGCATGCCTGCGGCCATGACGCGCATACCACCATGCTGCTGGGCGCGGCCAAGCACCTGGCCGCAACCCGCGATTTCGCGGGCACGGCGATCGTGATCTTTCAGCCCGCCGAGGAAGGCCTGGGCGGTGCGCGCGGGATGCTGGCCGACGGCCTGTTCGAGCGGTTCCCCTGCGACGAGGTTTTTGGAATGCACAATTCCCCCAGCGGCGAGCCGAACCGGGTCGGCATCTGCAAGGGGCCGGCGATGGCGGGGGCCTCGTTCTTTGACATCAGGGTGCAGGGCAAGGGCAGCCATGCCGCCATGCCGCAGCAGTCGCGCGATCCGCTGGTCATCGCCTCGGCGCTGGTGGGCAGCCTGCAGACGATCCTGTCGCGCAACGTGGCTCCGCTGGACGCCTGTGTGCTGTCGGTGACGCAGCTGCATGCCGGATCGGCCTATAACGTGGTGCCGGACGTGGCGACGCTGGCGGGCACGATCCGCTATTTCAAGGACGGGGTCCGCGACCTGGCCGAAACCCGGATGCGCGAGCTCTGCGCCGGGTTTGCCACCGCCTATGGCGTCGAGATCACCATCGACCTGCGCAACATCTTCGACGTGCTGATGAACGATGCCGACCTGTCCGAGGCCTATCTCGAGGCGGCGGCCGATATCGTTGGCGAGGAAAACGTCAGCAACGCCGACGAACCGGCCACCGGCTCCGAGGATTTCGCCGACATGCTCAAGGTGGTTCCCGGCGCCTATTGCCGGATCGGCCATTCCGGCACCACCGGCCTGCACAATCCGAGCTTCTTTCTCGATCCCGACCTGCTGCCGGTGGGGGCGTCCGTGATGGCACGGATCGTCGAACGCCGGCTGGCCAGCTGA